A window of the Tenebrio molitor chromosome 1, icTenMoli1.1, whole genome shotgun sequence genome harbors these coding sequences:
- the LOC138141156 gene encoding methanethiol oxidase, which produces MPSTGPGFATPLDAMKNGPREELLYVVCIQPNQTPEKTDLLATVDVNPLSPTYCQVIHRLKTGRLNDELHHSGWNVCSSCHVTKGCCEVPVRDKLILPALNSDRIYIVDTGKNPRAPTMHKVVEAEEMHRFNCSTPHTAHCLASGEVMISTMGDTEGNGKCDFILLDGKTFEVKGNWVKNKGGVFNYDFWYQPYFDAMVSSEWGAPKIFKRGFDPSDPLDPKIYGRSLNFFSWSKRELIQTVNLGLDGVTPLEIRFLHDPKQPQGFVGCGVNSNIYRFYLKGDGTWAVDKVIDILPKKVSGWDSDYINGMITDIVISLDDKYLYLNNWLHGDVRQYDITDPAHPKLTGQLFLGGKILKDSKIKVLEDLELKEQPDPVYVKGRRIFGGPQMMQLSLDGKRLYISSSLFSPWDRQFYPETVEHGATIVKIDIDTEKGGMKLDENFLVDFGKEPDGPLLAHEMRYPGGDCTSDIWLAQD; this is translated from the exons ATGCCGTCAACTG gTCCAGGATTTGCTACCCCCTTGGATGCCATGAAAAATGGCCCAAGGGAAGAGTTACTCTATGTGGTGTGTATTCAACCCAATCAAACCCCCGAAAAGACCGACCTCTTAGCAACTGTTGACGTCAACCCATTATCACCTACTTACTGTCAG GTCATTCACAGACTGAAAACTGGAAGACTTAACGATGAATTGCATCACAGCGGTTGGAATGTTTGCTCCAGCTGTCATGTCACCAAAGGATGTTGCGAAGTTCCAGTGCGAGACAAGTTAATTCTGCCGGCTTTGAATTCAGATCGAATCTATATTGTTGACACCGGCAAGAATCCTCGAGCTCCCACTATGCACAAG gTGGTCGAAGCTGAAGAAATGCATCGTTTCAATTGCTCTACTCCGCATACAGCTCATTGTTTGGCAAGTGGAGAGGTAATGATATCGACAATGGGCGACACTGAAGGAAATggaaaatgtgattttataCTGTTGGATGGTAAAACCTTTGAAGTGAAGGGAAACTGGGTCAAAAACAAAGGGGGAGTttttaattacgatttttgGTATCAACCATATTTCGACGCAATGGTATCATCGGAATGGGGAGCTCCTAAAATATTCAAACGTGGATTTGACCCTTCTGACCCTCTGGACCCCAAAATCTACGGACGCTCTCTCAATTTCTTTTCTTGGTCCAAACGAGAGCTCATTCAAACTGTGAATTTAGGTCTGGATGGAGTTACCCCGTTAGAAATTCGATTCTTGCACGATCCAAAACAACCACAAGGTTTTGTAGGTTGTGGTGTAAATTCCAACATATACAG ATTTTACCTGAAGGGTGATGGTACCTGGGCGGTGGATAAAGTTATCGACATATTACCTAAGAAGGTATCAGGGTGGGATTCAGATTATATCAATGGAATGATCACTGATATCGTAATTTCGTTGGACGACAAATATCTTTACCTAAACAACTGGCTTCATGGCGATGTCAGACAGTACGATATAACTGACCCTGCCCATCCTAAactgacaggacaattattcCTGGGTGGCAAAATCTTGAAAGACTCGAAGATCAAAGTCTTGGAAGACCTGGAACTAAAGGAACAACCAGATCCTGTTTACGTAAAAGGAAGACGCATTTTCGGTGGCCCTCAGATGATGCAATTGTCACTCGACGGAAAACGCTTGTACATAAGCTCGAGTTTGTTTTCACCTTGGGATCGTCAGTTTTACCCAGAAACTGTCGAACATGGGGCGACTATAGTCAAAATTGATATTGACACTGAAAAAGGTGGTATGAAATTGGACGAAAATTTCTTAGTTGATTTCGGAAAAGAACCAGACGGACCTCTTTTGGCTCACGAAATGAG ATATCCAGGAGGGGATTGCACGTCCGACATCTGGCTTGCGCAAgactaa